A portion of the Magnetococcales bacterium genome contains these proteins:
- the mtnA gene encoding S-methyl-5-thioribose-1-phosphate isomerase yields the protein MTVFDVAVWKNGKVRMLDQRRLPSDEIYHDYGSAAEVAEAIRDMVVRGAPAIGCAAAFGVAVEAFRLAREGIPDSWSQAMDPAMRQLRAARPTAVNLAWALDRLQPLLAGEPEGVPERLLAEAEAIHREDIASCRAMGAAGAAILPIPAGGRPLAIMTHCNAGALATAGYGTALGVIRAARDRFGSVMVYATETRPYLQGARLTAWELLHDGFDVTLMTDSMAGHAMSRGLVDVVVVGADRVAANGDVANKIGTYAHAVLAKRHGIPFLVACPLSTIDLNTPTGAHIPIEERSEEEVTHFSGQRVAPNGVRVFNPAFDVTPAELIAALITEKGVVRAPDVAGIRGLFGS from the coding sequence ATGACGGTTTTCGATGTGGCGGTTTGGAAGAATGGCAAGGTGCGCATGCTGGATCAGCGGCGTTTGCCAAGCGATGAGATCTACCATGATTACGGTTCCGCGGCGGAGGTGGCGGAGGCTATCCGGGATATGGTGGTGCGGGGGGCGCCGGCCATCGGTTGCGCGGCGGCTTTCGGGGTGGCGGTGGAGGCGTTTCGGCTGGCGCGGGAGGGCATTCCCGACTCCTGGTCTCAGGCCATGGATCCCGCCATGCGGCAGTTGCGGGCGGCCCGGCCCACGGCGGTGAATCTGGCCTGGGCTTTGGATCGGTTGCAACCGTTGCTGGCCGGGGAGCCTGAAGGTGTGCCGGAGCGGTTGCTGGCGGAAGCCGAGGCGATCCATCGGGAGGATATCGCGTCGTGTCGGGCCATGGGTGCGGCGGGTGCGGCCATTCTGCCCATCCCGGCTGGCGGGAGACCCCTGGCCATCATGACCCATTGCAACGCCGGCGCTCTGGCCACGGCGGGATACGGGACCGCCCTGGGGGTGATCCGCGCCGCCCGGGATCGCTTCGGATCGGTGATGGTGTATGCCACCGAAACCCGGCCCTATCTGCAAGGGGCCCGTCTGACCGCCTGGGAGTTGCTCCACGATGGTTTCGACGTGACCTTGATGACCGATTCCATGGCGGGTCACGCCATGAGTCGCGGATTGGTGGATGTGGTGGTGGTGGGAGCGGATCGGGTGGCGGCCAATGGCGATGTGGCCAACAAGATCGGTACCTATGCCCATGCGGTGCTGGCCAAACGGCACGGCATTCCGTTTCTGGTGGCCTGTCCCCTGTCCACCATCGACCTGAACACCCCCACAGGCGCGCATATCCCCATCGAGGAGCGTTCCGAAGAAGAGGTGACCCATTTTTCGGGACAGCGGGTGGCCCCCAATGGGGTGCGGGTGTTCAATCCCGCCTTCGATGTGACTCCCGCCGAGCTGATTGCGGCGCTGATCACGGAAAAAGGTGTGGTCCGCGCCCCGGATGTCGCGGGGATCCGGGGACTGTTCGGCTCTTGA
- a CDS encoding MotA/TolQ/ExbB proton channel family protein, translated as MDFATIIGFAFGLALMFGAILMGGQLGMFVDIPSILIVFGGTMATLFIRHRMSEVFGAFGILMKAFLVKSHDINQIISQIVEMSHIARKDGILALEKIKSPDEFLQKAINHCVDGADPAFLEKVLAKELSYQRDRHRNGVGIFEGIAEAAPAFGLLGTLIGLVQMLVHMDDPTTIGPGLAMALISTFYGIFIANLVALPISYKLTAYSKEEQMVRQVIIDGMIGIQKGVNPRMLLESLIAVLPPTARDLK; from the coding sequence ATGGATTTCGCAACGATCATCGGATTTGCCTTTGGACTGGCCCTGATGTTCGGGGCCATCCTGATGGGTGGTCAGCTCGGCATGTTCGTGGATATCCCCAGCATCCTGATCGTCTTTGGTGGGACCATGGCCACTTTGTTCATCCGTCACCGGATGAGTGAAGTGTTTGGCGCTTTTGGTATCCTGATGAAGGCTTTTCTTGTCAAGTCTCACGATATCAATCAGATCATCAGCCAGATCGTGGAGATGTCCCACATTGCCCGCAAGGATGGCATCCTGGCTTTGGAAAAAATCAAATCCCCGGACGAGTTCTTGCAAAAGGCCATCAACCATTGCGTGGACGGGGCGGATCCGGCCTTTCTGGAAAAGGTGCTGGCCAAGGAGTTGAGCTATCAACGGGACCGTCATCGCAATGGGGTGGGGATCTTTGAAGGCATCGCCGAGGCGGCTCCGGCTTTCGGTCTGCTGGGCACGTTGATCGGTCTGGTGCAGATGCTGGTGCATATGGATGATCCCACCACCATCGGGCCGGGTCTGGCCATGGCGTTGATCAGCACCTTTTACGGCATTTTCATCGCCAATCTGGTGGCCCTGCCTATCTCCTACAAGTTGACCGCCTACAGCAAGGAGGAACAGATGGTCCGTCAGGTGATCATCGATGGCATGATCGGCATCCAGAAGGGGGTCAATCCCCGCATGCTGCTGGAGTCCCTGATTGCGGTGCTTCCGCCCACGGCACGGGATCTCAAATGA
- a CDS encoding PilZ domain-containing protein, with protein MSQSNPASGQQRQFVRVDDSLPLAWRRIEESRFREILAYFEKHRVFPQKGNDVHQVITSLDVTDSLRKMEQSDPLLARVLSRLDQKLNLLLRLFHPGESDRPMVITPVNLSGGGVSFLEKDPGLSKGEILEIRLALSVDALTVIECFGRVMVVSENAQDGLTRVACRFEPILDPDRERLIQYIFWRQSELLRAKSGY; from the coding sequence ATGTCTCAATCCAACCCCGCTTCAGGTCAGCAGCGTCAATTCGTCCGGGTGGATGATTCCCTTCCCTTGGCTTGGCGGCGCATCGAGGAGTCCCGTTTTCGGGAAATTCTGGCCTATTTCGAGAAACATCGGGTGTTTCCGCAAAAAGGCAATGATGTGCATCAGGTGATCACCTCTTTGGATGTCACCGATTCCCTGCGCAAAATGGAACAGAGCGATCCTCTGCTGGCCCGGGTGCTGAGTCGTTTGGATCAGAAACTCAATTTGTTGCTGCGGCTGTTTCATCCCGGCGAGTCGGATCGTCCCATGGTCATCACGCCGGTCAATCTGAGCGGGGGTGGGGTCTCTTTTCTGGAAAAGGATCCGGGGCTGTCCAAAGGGGAGATCCTGGAAATCCGGCTGGCCCTCTCCGTGGACGCCTTGACGGTGATCGAGTGCTTCGGCAGGGTGATGGTGGTCTCTGAAAATGCCCAGGATGGCCTGACCCGTGTGGCCTGTCGTTTTGAACCGATTCTGGATCCGGACCGGGAACGGCTGATTCAATACATTTTCTGGCGCCAATCCGAATTGTTGCGGGCCAAGAGCGGTTATTAG